One stretch of Balneolaceae bacterium DNA includes these proteins:
- the rpsE gene encoding 30S ribosomal protein S5, translated as MPKVRRRHNIKPGNLNLEEKLVHINRVSKVVKGGRRFSFNAIVVVGNKDGVVGHGLGKANEVSDAIQKGFDNAKKNLIKVPMTRTGSIYHSITGKEGAGEVLLRPASDGTGVIAGGPVKALLDIAGITNILTKSTGSSNPHNMVKATYNALKNLTDPVEVAERRGIPVEKVFEG; from the coding sequence ATGCCTAAAGTAAGAAGACGACATAACATCAAACCCGGCAACCTCAACCTCGAGGAGAAGCTGGTGCACATCAACCGCGTCTCCAAGGTGGTAAAGGGAGGGCGCCGCTTCAGCTTTAATGCCATCGTGGTGGTCGGCAACAAGGACGGGGTCGTGGGACACGGCCTCGGCAAGGCCAACGAGGTCTCCGACGCCATCCAGAAGGGCTTTGACAATGCCAAGAAGAACCTGATCAAGGTGCCCATGACCCGTACCGGGAGCATCTATCACAGCATCACCGGCAAGGAGGGCGCCGGCGAGGTGCTGCTTCGCCCCGCCTCCGACGGTACCGGCGTGATCGCCGGCGGACCGGTGAAGGCGCTGCTGGATATCGCGGGCATTACCAACATTCTCACCAAGTCCACCGGCTCGTCCAACCCGCACAACATGGTGAAGGCCACCTACAACGCCCTCAAAAACCTGACCGACCCCGTGGAAGTGGCCGAACGACGCGGCATCCCGGTGGAGAAGGTTTTCGAAGGCTAG
- the map gene encoding type I methionyl aminopeptidase, whose protein sequence is MIYLKSESEIEKMRESALIVSRTLGLVARYIEPGVSTARLNGIAEEFIEGEGGEPVFKGYGPKGNPFPAALCISINEEVVHGIPSEDRVLDEGDIVSVDCGVVKNGYVGDHAYTFPVGEVDEESRRLLQVTRESLEKAIDQAVHGNRVGDISHAVQSHCEDAGFGVVRDLVGHGLGRSLHEDPSVPNFGRKGRGERLRSGMTLAIEPMITAGSWKVRTLEDGWTVVTADGSRAAHFEHDVVIRDGEADILSTFDYIDGIAKRRINTEIANG, encoded by the coding sequence ATGATCTACCTCAAGAGCGAATCGGAAATAGAGAAGATGCGCGAGAGCGCGCTGATCGTCTCCCGCACCCTGGGCCTCGTGGCCAGGTATATTGAGCCGGGAGTGAGTACCGCGCGCCTGAACGGCATCGCCGAGGAGTTCATCGAAGGGGAGGGCGGAGAGCCCGTGTTCAAGGGCTACGGTCCGAAAGGCAATCCCTTCCCGGCCGCGCTCTGCATCTCCATTAACGAGGAGGTGGTGCACGGCATCCCCAGCGAGGACCGCGTGCTGGACGAAGGAGATATCGTTTCGGTTGACTGCGGCGTCGTCAAGAACGGCTACGTGGGCGATCACGCCTACACTTTCCCGGTAGGGGAGGTGGACGAGGAGAGTCGGCGGCTGCTTCAGGTTACCCGGGAGTCGCTGGAGAAAGCCATTGATCAGGCTGTTCACGGCAACCGGGTGGGAGACATCTCCCATGCGGTGCAGAGCCACTGCGAAGACGCCGGTTTCGGGGTGGTGCGCGACCTGGTGGGACACGGGCTGGGACGCTCGCTGCACGAGGATCCCTCCGTGCCCAACTTTGGGCGAAAGGGCCGCGGCGAACGCCTGCGAAGCGGCATGACCCTCGCCATTGAGCCCATGATTACTGCGGGCTCCTGGAAGGTGCGTACCCTGGAGGACGGATGGACGGTGGTGACTGCCGACGGAAGCCGTGCGGCGCACTTTGAGCACGACGTGGTCATACGCGATGGGGAGGCTGATATTTTGAGTACTTTTGATTATATTGACGGGATAGCCAAAAGACGAATTAACACCGAGATAGCCAATGGCTAA
- the rplP gene encoding 50S ribosomal protein L16: MLEPKRLRRRRQHRRSLKGNAHRGHTLAHGDFGLKALEPKYITARQIESCRVAIARHLQRDGQTWIRIFPDLPKTAQPAETRMGKGKGAIEKYVAVVKPGRILFEISGVSEGLAREAMKRADHKLPIKTKFIVRRDYDGP, encoded by the coding sequence ATGCTAGAACCCAAACGCCTACGCCGTCGACGGCAGCACCGGCGCAGCCTCAAGGGCAACGCGCACCGGGGACACACCCTCGCCCACGGCGACTTCGGACTCAAGGCTCTTGAGCCCAAGTACATTACCGCAAGGCAGATCGAATCGTGCCGTGTGGCCATCGCCCGCCATCTGCAGCGTGACGGGCAGACCTGGATTCGGATCTTTCCGGATCTGCCCAAGACCGCCCAGCCGGCCGAAACCCGGATGGGTAAAGGCAAGGGCGCCATCGAAAAGTACGTGGCCGTAGTCAAACCCGGCCGCATCCTCTTCGAAATCTCCGGGGTCTCCGAGGGGCTGGCCCGTGAAGCCATGAAGCGCGCCGATCACAAGCTGCCGATCAAAACCAAATTTATTGTCCGTCGCGACTACGACGGACCCTGA
- the secY gene encoding preprotein translocase subunit SecY: MSLVQNFRNIFKIEELKNRILYVVGILMIYRIGSYVTLPGIDASQLVQQTGNASSLLGLFDMFVGGAFSRAGVFALGIMPYITAAIIIQLMGAVVPYFQKLQREGEEGKRKINRLTRYGTVGITAVQAVGFAINLMATSPNAVVVSTFTFVMTSVIILTAGTTFVMWLGERITERGIGNGISILIMIGIIAALPVNFYNEITTKGNMVIVLIEVAALVIVIAGCVLLTQGVRKIPVQYAKRVVGRKVYGGTTQYLPLKVNSAGVMPIIFAQSIMFIPSTVATFFPDNETVQWLTAWSSDFTGITYSIIFFFICMFFTYFYTAIAINPKEMADTMKRQGGFIPGVRPGKQTVEFIDNILTKVTLPGAIFLSFVAILPAFAARLGVTPGFSMFYGGTSLLIIVGVALDTLQQIESHLMMRHYDGFMKTGKMKGRRRS; encoded by the coding sequence ATGAGTCTCGTACAGAATTTCAGGAACATATTTAAGATTGAGGAGCTCAAGAACCGCATCCTCTATGTGGTCGGCATCCTGATGATCTACCGCATCGGCAGCTACGTGACCCTGCCGGGCATCGACGCCTCCCAGCTGGTCCAGCAGACCGGCAACGCATCCAGTCTCCTGGGACTGTTTGACATGTTTGTGGGGGGCGCCTTCTCGCGGGCCGGCGTCTTCGCCCTGGGCATCATGCCCTACATTACCGCCGCCATTATCATCCAGCTCATGGGCGCGGTGGTACCCTATTTCCAGAAGCTTCAGCGCGAAGGGGAGGAGGGCAAGCGCAAGATCAACCGTCTGACCCGCTACGGAACCGTAGGTATTACGGCCGTGCAGGCAGTAGGCTTCGCCATCAACCTGATGGCCACCTCCCCCAACGCCGTGGTAGTAAGCACTTTTACCTTCGTGATGACCTCTGTGATTATTCTCACGGCGGGCACCACCTTCGTGATGTGGCTGGGCGAGCGCATCACCGAGCGGGGCATAGGCAACGGGATTTCCATCCTGATCATGATCGGGATCATCGCCGCACTGCCGGTCAACTTCTACAACGAGATCACCACCAAGGGCAACATGGTGATCGTGCTGATTGAGGTGGCCGCCCTGGTCATCGTGATCGCCGGTTGCGTGCTGTTGACGCAGGGCGTGCGCAAGATTCCCGTGCAGTACGCCAAGCGGGTGGTCGGCCGAAAGGTATACGGCGGCACCACCCAGTACCTGCCGCTGAAAGTGAACTCGGCCGGCGTGATGCCCATCATCTTCGCGCAATCCATCATGTTTATTCCCAGCACCGTCGCGACCTTTTTCCCCGACAATGAGACGGTGCAGTGGCTGACGGCCTGGTCGAGCGACTTCACGGGCATCACCTACTCGATTATCTTCTTTTTCATCTGCATGTTCTTCACCTATTTCTACACGGCCATCGCCATCAACCCGAAAGAGATGGCCGACACCATGAAACGCCAGGGCGGATTTATCCCCGGCGTACGGCCCGGCAAGCAGACCGTCGAGTTTATTGACAACATCCTGACCAAGGTCACCCTGCCCGGCGCCATCTTTCTGAGCTTCGTGGCCATCCTGCCCGCCTTCGCGGCGCGGCTGGGCGTCACACCCGGGTTTTCCATGTTCTACGGCGGGACCAGCCTGCTCATTATTGTGGGCGTCGCGCTGGACACGCTCCAGCAGATTGAAAGCCACCTCATGATGCGTCACTACGACGGCTTCATGAAGACGGGCAAAATGAAAGGACGGCGCCGTTCCTGA
- the infA gene encoding translation initiation factor IF-1, with amino-acid sequence MAKEEPIKQDGEIVEALPNAQFRVELDNGHKILAHVSGKMRMHYIKILPGDRVAVEMSPYDLSKGRITYRYK; translated from the coding sequence ATGGCTAAAGAAGAGCCAATTAAACAGGACGGCGAAATTGTAGAGGCTCTGCCCAACGCACAGTTTCGGGTGGAGCTGGACAACGGCCACAAGATCCTGGCCCATGTGTCCGGCAAAATGAGAATGCACTATATCAAAATACTCCCAGGCGACCGTGTCGCCGTGGAGATGTCTCCCTACGACCTGAGCAAAGGTCGCATTACATACCGCTATAAATAA
- the rpsM gene encoding 30S ribosomal protein S13 — MARIAGIDLPKEKRGEIGLTYIFGIGRSTAQDILDDLDIDRGTKVKDWTDDQVSALRSIIDAEYKVEGSLRTEVNQNIRRLIEIGSYRGNRHRKGLPVRGQRTRTNARTRKGKRRTVAGKKTAPKK; from the coding sequence ATGGCAAGAATAGCTGGAATTGACTTACCTAAGGAGAAGCGCGGCGAAATCGGCCTGACCTATATTTTCGGCATAGGCCGCTCCACCGCCCAGGACATCCTTGACGACCTGGATATTGACCGGGGCACCAAGGTAAAGGACTGGACGGATGATCAGGTGTCCGCCCTGCGCAGTATAATTGACGCCGAATACAAAGTGGAAGGCTCCCTGCGCACGGAGGTCAACCAGAACATTCGCCGTCTTATTGAGATCGGTTCCTATCGCGGGAACCGTCACCGCAAGGGCCTGCCGGTGCGCGGACAGCGCACGCGGACCAACGCCCGGACACGGAAAGGCAAGCGCCGCACCGTTGCGGGCAAGAAGACAGCTCCTAAAAAATAA
- the rpsK gene encoding 30S ribosomal protein S11, producing the protein MAKRERKSADSSKKKRRKQLSDPNGMVFIKATFNNVLVTITDANGNALSWSSAGKEGFKGSRKNTPYAAQMSAGTAATAAYEMGLRRVEVFVKGPGSGREAAIRALASSGLEVTTIKDRTPIPHNGCRPPKRRRV; encoded by the coding sequence ATGGCTAAAAGAGAACGTAAAAGTGCAGATTCCTCCAAGAAGAAACGGAGGAAACAGCTCTCCGATCCCAACGGGATGGTCTTTATCAAGGCCACCTTCAACAATGTGCTGGTGACCATCACCGATGCGAACGGCAACGCCCTGTCATGGTCGTCCGCCGGCAAGGAGGGCTTCAAGGGATCGCGCAAGAACACCCCATACGCCGCACAAATGAGTGCGGGGACGGCGGCCACCGCCGCTTACGAAATGGGGCTTCGCCGCGTGGAGGTATTCGTCAAGGGACCCGGATCGGGCCGCGAGGCAGCCATCCGCGCCCTGGCATCCAGCGGTCTGGAGGTTACCACCATCAAGGACCGAACGCCGATACCCCACAACGGCTGCCGCCCGCCGAAACGCAGAAGAGTATAA
- the rpsQ gene encoding 30S ribosomal protein S17, translating into MAQPERAQRRQRTGRVVSDRMDKTITVAVDRQVKHPIYGKFITKTTKYMAHDENNDAHIGDTVQIMSTRPLSKRKTWRLVEVLERAK; encoded by the coding sequence ATGGCACAACCCGAACGAGCTCAACGACGACAGAGAACCGGCCGCGTAGTCAGCGACCGAATGGACAAGACGATCACCGTTGCCGTGGATCGTCAGGTGAAACATCCCATTTACGGCAAGTTCATCACCAAGACCACCAAGTACATGGCGCATGACGAGAACAACGACGCCCATATCGGCGACACCGTTCAGATCATGTCCACCCGTCCGCTTTCCAAGCGGAAGACCTGGAGGCTGGTGGAAGTCCTCGAACGGGCCAAGTAG
- the rpsD gene encoding 30S ribosomal protein S4, whose product MARYRGPKQKKARRFREPIFGPSKALERKPYGPGQHGRSRYSRKSEYAIQLEEKQKAKYTYGLLEKQFSNLFDKASAKDGVTGEILLQYLEGRLDNTVFRLGLASTRRQARQLVSHKHMVVNGEVVNIPSYALKPGDVVSVRPKSRNLEVIEDSLQHAPTSKYKWLEIDKKSKTGKFLNYPSLEEIPENINVQLIVELYSK is encoded by the coding sequence ATGGCACGATACAGAGGACCCAAACAGAAGAAAGCCCGACGCTTCCGGGAGCCGATTTTCGGCCCCAGCAAGGCACTCGAGCGTAAACCCTACGGCCCCGGACAGCACGGCCGTTCGCGCTACTCCCGCAAGTCGGAGTACGCCATCCAACTCGAAGAGAAGCAGAAGGCCAAGTACACCTACGGGCTGCTGGAGAAGCAGTTTTCGAATCTTTTTGACAAAGCCAGCGCCAAGGACGGCGTGACCGGCGAAATTCTCCTGCAATACCTGGAAGGACGCCTGGACAATACGGTCTTTCGCCTGGGACTGGCCAGCACGCGCCGCCAGGCCCGCCAGCTTGTCAGCCACAAGCACATGGTGGTCAACGGTGAGGTTGTCAACATACCCAGTTACGCGCTGAAGCCGGGCGACGTCGTTTCGGTACGTCCCAAATCGCGCAATCTGGAAGTGATAGAGGACTCCCTTCAGCATGCGCCTACCAGCAAGTACAAGTGGCTGGAGATCGACAAGAAATCCAAGACGGGTAAGTTTCTCAATTACCCTTCCCTGGAGGAGATCCCCGAGAACATCAACGTACAGCTCATCGTCGAGCTTTACTCCAAGTAA
- the rplR gene encoding 50S ribosomal protein L18, with protein MNKNQVKNQRRARIKRRIRSTIKGTADRPRLTVYKSSKHLYAQLVNDRLGHTLASSSTVSNDLSGELTGKTKSEAAKLVGDDLAAKAKEKGIDKVVFDRSGYRYHGVVKALAEGAREAGLDF; from the coding sequence ATGAATAAGAACCAAGTTAAGAATCAACGCAGAGCCAGAATCAAGCGGCGCATCCGGTCGACCATCAAAGGTACGGCCGACCGCCCCCGGCTCACCGTGTACAAAAGCAGCAAGCACCTGTACGCCCAGCTGGTCAACGACCGCCTGGGACATACCCTGGCCTCCTCCTCCACGGTCTCCAACGACCTCTCGGGGGAGCTGACGGGTAAGACCAAATCCGAGGCCGCCAAACTGGTGGGCGACGATCTCGCCGCCAAGGCGAAGGAGAAAGGCATCGACAAGGTGGTTTTCGACCGCAGCGGCTACCGCTACCACGGGGTGGTCAAGGCGCTGGCCGAAGGCGCCCGTGAAGCTGGACTAGACTTTTAA
- the rplO gene encoding 50S ribosomal protein L15, whose protein sequence is MAIDLSNLDAPKPNQKNKKRIGRGQGTGKGGHTVGRGHNGQRARSGFKVRFWFEGGQMPLQRRIPKFGFINRFRTEYVPLNVDRLAALLEEGRLGETVTIENLRESGFLAKDELVKLLGDGEIDAKVDIEVHACSDSARKKVEEAGGSVTVTED, encoded by the coding sequence ATGGCTATCGATTTAAGCAACCTCGACGCCCCCAAGCCCAACCAGAAGAACAAGAAACGCATCGGGCGCGGACAGGGCACCGGCAAGGGCGGCCACACGGTCGGCCGCGGCCACAACGGCCAGCGGGCCCGCAGCGGGTTCAAGGTGCGGTTCTGGTTCGAAGGGGGACAGATGCCCCTGCAGCGCCGCATTCCCAAATTCGGTTTCATCAACCGCTTTCGCACCGAGTATGTCCCCCTGAACGTGGACCGGCTCGCGGCACTTCTCGAGGAGGGACGCCTGGGCGAGACGGTCACCATCGAAAACCTTAGGGAATCCGGCTTCCTCGCCAAGGATGAGCTGGTCAAGCTCCTGGGAGACGGTGAGATCGACGCCAAAGTGGACATCGAGGTCCACGCCTGCAGCGATTCAGCCCGAAAAAAAGTAGAAGAAGCCGGCGGTAGCGTAACCGTTACGGAAGACTGA
- a CDS encoding DNA-directed RNA polymerase subunit alpha: MSNYSIQMPEALQVEESSDNFGTFVLQPLERGFGVTIGNSFRRILLSSLPGIAINAIKINGVEHEYSSIKGVKEDVYEIILNLKEIRFKQLEQSSGVVHLTKKGEGVLTAGDIAETTADYEVLNPDQLIATMSEDAEIEMELRVGRGRGYVPSEEQDIDTEDDVTLIPIDAIYTPIKQVKYDVDNVRVGQRTDYEKLTVHVTTDGSVNAKEALTIAGKILKEHIEKFITEKIDEPFTQEEEEVDAEKQRIANLLKTSIEDLNLSVRAYNCLKSANINTIGELVSRDEQDLLKFRNFGKKSLAELVEVIEDKNLHFGMDVSKYLDT; the protein is encoded by the coding sequence ATGAGCAACTACAGCATACAAATGCCTGAAGCGCTTCAGGTGGAAGAATCCAGCGATAATTTCGGTACCTTCGTACTGCAGCCGCTGGAGCGTGGATTCGGCGTGACCATCGGCAACTCCTTCCGCCGCATCCTTCTCTCCTCTCTCCCCGGCATTGCCATCAACGCCATTAAGATTAACGGCGTGGAGCACGAGTATTCCAGCATCAAGGGGGTCAAGGAGGACGTCTACGAAATCATCCTGAACCTTAAGGAGATCCGCTTCAAACAGCTCGAGCAGAGCAGCGGCGTCGTCCACCTGACCAAGAAAGGGGAGGGCGTGCTGACCGCCGGTGACATTGCCGAAACGACGGCCGATTACGAGGTCCTGAACCCGGACCAGCTCATCGCGACCATGTCCGAGGACGCCGAGATCGAAATGGAACTTCGCGTGGGACGCGGGCGCGGCTACGTGCCCTCCGAGGAGCAGGACATCGATACCGAGGACGATGTGACCCTTATCCCCATCGACGCCATTTATACGCCGATCAAGCAGGTTAAATACGACGTGGACAATGTGCGCGTGGGACAGCGGACCGATTACGAGAAACTGACCGTGCATGTGACCACCGACGGTTCGGTGAACGCCAAGGAGGCGCTCACCATCGCGGGCAAAATCCTGAAGGAACACATCGAGAAATTCATTACCGAAAAGATCGACGAGCCCTTCACCCAGGAAGAGGAGGAGGTCGATGCGGAGAAACAGCGCATCGCCAACCTGCTGAAAACCAGCATAGAAGACCTCAATCTGAGCGTGCGGGCCTACAACTGCCTGAAATCCGCCAACATCAACACCATCGGGGAGCTGGTCTCCCGCGACGAGCAGGACCTGCTGAAGTTTCGCAACTTCGGCAAAAAGTCTCTGGCGGAGCTGGTGGAAGTCATCGAGGACAAGAACCTCCACTTCGGCATGGACGTCTCGAAATACCTGGATACGTAA
- the rplN gene encoding 50S ribosomal protein L14: MVQIQTKLNVADNSGARELMCIKVLGDSRRRYARIGDLISCSVKNAIPGGTVKKGEVVKAVVVRTKKEIRRRDGSYIRFDENAAVVINKENEPVGTRIFGPVARELRERNFMRIVSLAPEVL, encoded by the coding sequence ATGGTACAGATTCAAACGAAACTAAATGTTGCTGACAACAGCGGTGCACGTGAGCTCATGTGCATCAAGGTGCTGGGGGACTCCCGGCGGCGTTACGCCCGCATAGGCGACTTGATCTCCTGTTCGGTCAAAAACGCCATCCCGGGCGGCACCGTCAAGAAAGGCGAGGTCGTCAAGGCCGTGGTTGTCCGCACCAAAAAGGAGATCCGGCGCCGCGACGGCAGCTACATCCGATTTGACGAAAACGCCGCCGTCGTCATCAACAAGGAGAACGAGCCTGTCGGCACCCGAATTTTCGGTCCGGTGGCCCGCGAGTTGCGCGAACGCAACTTCATGCGCATCGTCTCCCTGGCGCCCGAAGTACTTTAA
- the rplX gene encoding 50S ribosomal protein L24, with protein MHVKKGDQVKLIAGNDKGREGRVLAVFPKRDRVLVEGINMRVHHDKPTQENPQGGRIEREMAVHISNVMVIDPTTGEPSRIGRKKIDEGGKSRWVRYAKKSGEIIDQ; from the coding sequence CTGCACGTTAAGAAAGGCGACCAGGTCAAGCTCATTGCCGGCAACGACAAAGGCCGCGAAGGCCGCGTGCTGGCGGTGTTCCCCAAGCGGGACCGCGTCCTGGTGGAGGGTATTAACATGCGTGTGCACCACGACAAGCCCACCCAGGAGAATCCCCAGGGAGGGCGCATCGAGCGTGAAATGGCGGTGCACATTTCCAACGTGATGGTAATCGACCCCACCACCGGCGAGCCCTCCCGCATCGGCCGCAAGAAAATCGACGAGGGCGGCAAATCCCGATGGGTACGCTATGCCAAGAAGAGCGGCGAGATTATAGACCAATAA
- the rpsN gene encoding 30S ribosomal protein S14, translating to MAKKAWIARNEKRKKTVKKYAEKRRKLKEEGKWEELQKLPRDASPTRVNNRCSLTGRSRGYIRKYGVSRIKFRELALDGKIPGVRKASW from the coding sequence ATGGCTAAGAAAGCTTGGATCGCACGCAACGAGAAGCGCAAGAAAACGGTCAAGAAATACGCCGAGAAGCGCCGCAAGCTCAAGGAGGAAGGCAAGTGGGAAGAGCTGCAGAAGCTCCCTCGTGACGCCAGCCCCACGCGGGTGAACAACCGCTGCAGCCTCACAGGCCGTTCCCGCGGTTACATCCGCAAGTACGGCGTCTCGCGCATCAAGTTCCGCGAGCTCGCCCTGGACGGCAAGATTCCCGGCGTACGAAAAGCCAGCTGGTAA
- the rpmC gene encoding 50S ribosomal protein L29, producing the protein MKAEDMRNLTIEELQARVKDEQKAMQDMKFNSAVAGQIENPARVKMTRREIARLKTVITEKQQEESAQ; encoded by the coding sequence ATGAAAGCAGAAGACATGCGAAATCTCACCATTGAGGAGCTGCAGGCCCGCGTGAAGGACGAGCAGAAGGCCATGCAGGACATGAAATTCAACAGCGCGGTGGCGGGTCAGATTGAGAATCCCGCCCGCGTGAAGATGACCCGACGCGAAATCGCACGCCTGAAGACGGTCATCACAGAAAAACAACAAGAAGAAAGTGCGCAGTAA
- the rplE gene encoding 50S ribosomal protein L5, which produces MAEARLHTLYKDEIIAKLTEDFDYENQMAVPRLEKIVINTGVGEAVESEKVLDTVTDNLARITGQRPMMTRSKKSISNFKLREGMPIGAKVTLRQRIMFEFLDRLINLALPRTRDFQGVPDRSFDGRGNYTLGIKEHTIFPEIDTDNVDKIHGLDVTFVTSAETDEEAYALLKYFGMPFVKRN; this is translated from the coding sequence ATGGCTGAAGCAAGACTACATACACTTTACAAGGACGAAATCATCGCGAAGCTTACCGAGGACTTCGACTACGAGAATCAAATGGCCGTGCCCCGGCTGGAGAAGATCGTGATCAACACCGGGGTGGGCGAGGCTGTGGAGAGCGAAAAGGTGCTCGACACCGTCACCGACAACCTGGCCCGCATCACCGGCCAGCGTCCCATGATGACACGCTCCAAAAAGTCCATCTCCAATTTCAAACTCCGTGAGGGCATGCCCATCGGGGCCAAGGTGACGCTGCGCCAGCGCATCATGTTTGAATTCCTGGACCGCCTGATCAACCTGGCCCTGCCGCGGACCCGCGATTTCCAGGGCGTCCCCGACAGGAGCTTTGATGGAAGGGGCAACTACACGCTCGGCATCAAGGAACACACCATTTTTCCCGAAATCGACACGGACAACGTGGACAAGATCCACGGTCTGGACGTAACCTTCGTGACAAGCGCCGAAACCGATGAGGAGGCCTACGCCCTGCTCAAGTATTTCGGAATGCCTTTTGTCAAACGGAACTAA
- the rplF gene encoding 50S ribosomal protein L6 — protein MSRIGKQPIELKDNVKFSIDGDNVVTIKGDKGTDTIKVHPSITVKQNDHEILVTRNSEEKLDRSLHGLTRSLIDNMVTGVTEGYKKELEIIGVGYRASLSGDVLELTLGYSHPIYFVPPEDVDIEVDTKTKKNPMLIVSGINKELVGQVAAKIRSLRPPEPYKGKGIRYVDEWVRRKAGKSAAKA, from the coding sequence ATGTCTCGTATCGGAAAACAGCCGATTGAATTGAAGGATAACGTGAAGTTCAGCATTGATGGCGACAATGTGGTCACCATCAAGGGTGATAAGGGGACCGACACCATCAAGGTGCATCCCAGCATCACCGTCAAGCAGAACGACCACGAGATCCTGGTAACTCGGAACTCCGAGGAGAAGCTGGACCGCTCCCTTCACGGGCTGACACGCTCGCTCATCGACAACATGGTGACCGGCGTGACGGAAGGCTACAAGAAGGAACTGGAAATCATTGGCGTGGGCTACCGCGCTTCCCTCAGCGGCGACGTACTGGAGCTGACCCTGGGATATTCCCATCCCATCTACTTCGTACCGCCCGAGGACGTCGACATTGAGGTGGATACCAAAACGAAGAAGAACCCGATGCTCATCGTCTCCGGTATCAACAAGGAGCTGGTGGGACAGGTTGCGGCCAAGATCCGATCGTTGCGTCCCCCGGAGCCCTATAAAGGTAAGGGCATCCGCTACGTGGACGAATGGGTACGCCGCAAAGCCGGTAAATCCGCCGCCAAAGCCTAA
- the rpmJ gene encoding 50S ribosomal protein L36, translated as MKTKSSVKKRSPDDKIVRRHGRVYVINKKNPRHKQRQG; from the coding sequence ATGAAGACCAAGTCTTCCGTAAAGAAAAGAAGTCCCGACGACAAGATCGTACGTCGCCACGGACGCGTATATGTTATCAATAAGAAGAATCCTCGCCATAAGCAGCGGCAAGGATAA
- the rpsH gene encoding 30S ribosomal protein S8, which translates to MFDPISDYLTRIRNAQQAGHRRVDIPASKLKRAMTKILLDKGYINKYINIDDGKQGVLRLFLKYDSYGKPVIKDLKRRSKPGLREYRSSNEIPRALNGLGIVIMSTSRGVMTDKEARKLSVGGEVLCTVY; encoded by the coding sequence ATGTTTGATCCCATATCCGATTACCTGACCCGTATCCGCAACGCCCAGCAGGCCGGCCACCGACGTGTGGACATACCCGCTTCCAAACTGAAGCGGGCCATGACCAAGATCCTGCTGGACAAGGGGTACATCAACAAATACATCAACATAGACGACGGCAAGCAGGGTGTTCTCCGGCTCTTCCTGAAGTACGATTCCTACGGGAAGCCGGTGATCAAGGACCTGAAGCGCCGCTCCAAGCCGGGCCTGCGCGAGTACCGCAGTTCCAACGAGATACCCCGTGCCCTCAACGGGCTCGGTATCGTCATCATGTCGACCTCCAGGGGCGTCATGACCGACAAGGAGGCCCGCAAGCTGAGTGTGGGCGGCGAAGTACTGTGCACTGTCTACTAA